In a single window of the Streptomyces brevispora genome:
- a CDS encoding DUF1684 domain-containing protein, whose translation MSQTVPHPAVPAPPASASGSATEWDSWRAERRRALTSPTGNLALVETRWLPAGERPDAEAARAGQPDTVTVTTLTRTDLVTGEPEYGLRFWDSASPALLRFEGTEAFPYDPAWVLEASYTPVPGARQTPFEHIRDNGGTRDLVVPGDIVLTLDGHTYTLSAFDDDGTLLLVFGDPTNGSTTYGAGRFLFVRRTADDDRRVVLDFNRAFVPPCGFSDQYNCPMPPRQNRFHLPVEAGEKLPLFGGLPAQH comes from the coding sequence ATGAGTCAGACCGTGCCTCACCCCGCTGTGCCCGCCCCGCCCGCCTCCGCCTCCGGCTCCGCGACGGAGTGGGATTCCTGGCGTGCCGAACGCCGTCGCGCGCTCACCTCACCGACCGGGAACCTCGCCCTCGTCGAGACCCGCTGGCTGCCGGCCGGCGAGCGCCCCGACGCCGAGGCGGCCCGTGCGGGGCAGCCGGACACGGTGACGGTGACCACCCTGACGCGGACCGACCTCGTCACCGGCGAGCCCGAGTACGGACTCCGGTTCTGGGACTCCGCGTCACCGGCCCTCCTCCGCTTCGAGGGGACCGAAGCCTTCCCGTACGACCCCGCGTGGGTCCTGGAAGCCTCCTACACTCCCGTGCCGGGTGCCCGGCAGACCCCCTTCGAGCACATCCGCGACAACGGGGGCACCCGTGACCTGGTGGTCCCCGGGGACATCGTCCTCACGCTGGACGGACACACCTACACGCTCAGCGCCTTCGACGACGACGGCACCCTGCTGCTCGTCTTCGGCGACCCGACCAACGGCTCCACCACCTATGGAGCCGGACGTTTCCTGTTCGTACGGCGGACGGCGGACGACGACCGCCGGGTCGTGCTCGACTTCAACCGCGCCTTCGTCCCGCCGTGCGGGTTCTCCGATCAGTACAACTGCCCGATGCCGCCACGGCAGAACCGCTTCCACCTGCCCGTCGAGGCCGGCGAGAAGCTCCCCCTCTTCGGCGGCCTCCCCGCGCAGCACTGA
- a CDS encoding ABC transporter substrate-binding protein, whose translation MNIKKTSLYGTATAVTLALALSACGGSGGGGAAGGTYDKNATVNIGSLYEPQNLDNTAGGGQGVTEALNGNVYEGLFKLTDDGEVEPLLARDHEVSKDGLTYTFTLRDGVAFHSGKQLSSQDVKYSLERVLAKDSQSARKGNLEVIKDIATPDARTVKVTLSKRSISFVYNLSYVWIVNSEATGLKTSEDGTGPFRLKKWTRGSALSLDRFADYWGKAAASRQAVFHYYKDATALNNALLTNAVDIVTSEQSPDALGQFKSNPDYKVNDGDSTTKLLLAFNDKAKPFTDVKVRQAVSAAIDDKKLLESVWGGYGKLIGSMVPPTDPWYEDLTEVDTHDPARAKELLKEAGYANGFSFTLDTPNYDPHPTAATFIKSELAKIGVTVTINTITPDEWYTKIYQNHDFTATLQEHVNDRDLVWYGNPDFYWGYDDRQVTRWVEQAEAATTEAEQTALLKKVNRKTAEDAASDWLYLYPQIVVANTKLSGYPLNGLNSQFFAYDIKKKS comes from the coding sequence ATGAACATCAAGAAGACCTCCCTGTACGGCACCGCCACTGCGGTCACCCTCGCCCTGGCCCTCTCCGCGTGCGGCGGGTCGGGGGGCGGCGGCGCCGCAGGCGGTACGTACGACAAGAACGCCACCGTCAACATCGGCTCCCTCTACGAGCCGCAGAACCTGGACAACACCGCGGGCGGCGGCCAGGGCGTCACCGAGGCTCTCAACGGCAACGTCTACGAAGGGCTCTTCAAGCTCACCGACGACGGCGAGGTCGAGCCGCTGCTCGCCCGGGACCACGAGGTCAGCAAGGACGGGCTCACCTACACCTTCACCCTGCGCGACGGTGTGGCGTTCCACAGCGGCAAGCAGCTCAGCAGCCAGGACGTCAAGTACAGCCTGGAGAGGGTGCTCGCCAAGGACTCGCAGTCCGCCCGCAAGGGCAACCTCGAAGTGATCAAGGACATCGCCACGCCCGATGCGCGGACCGTGAAGGTGACGCTCTCGAAGAGGTCGATCTCCTTCGTCTACAACCTCTCCTACGTCTGGATCGTCAACTCCGAGGCGACGGGCCTGAAGACGAGCGAGGACGGCACGGGGCCGTTCCGGCTGAAGAAGTGGACGCGCGGCTCGGCCCTGAGCCTCGACCGGTTCGCCGACTACTGGGGGAAGGCGGCGGCCAGCCGGCAGGCCGTCTTCCACTACTACAAGGACGCGACCGCGCTGAACAACGCGCTCCTGACCAACGCCGTCGACATCGTCACGAGCGAGCAGTCGCCCGACGCCCTCGGCCAGTTCAAGTCGAACCCGGACTACAAGGTCAACGACGGCGACTCCACCACCAAGCTGCTGCTCGCCTTCAACGACAAGGCCAAGCCCTTCACCGACGTCAAGGTGCGGCAGGCCGTCTCCGCCGCGATCGACGACAAGAAGTTGCTGGAGTCCGTCTGGGGCGGCTACGGCAAGCTCATCGGTTCGATGGTGCCGCCCACCGACCCGTGGTACGAGGACCTCACCGAGGTCGACACCCACGACCCCGCACGGGCCAAGGAGCTGCTGAAGGAGGCCGGTTACGCCAACGGCTTCAGCTTCACCCTCGACACCCCCAACTACGATCCGCACCCCACCGCCGCGACCTTCATCAAGTCGGAGCTGGCCAAGATCGGCGTCACCGTCACGATCAACACGATCACGCCGGACGAGTGGTACACGAAGATCTACCAGAACCACGACTTCACGGCCACCCTCCAGGAGCACGTCAACGACCGCGACCTGGTCTGGTACGGCAACCCCGACTTCTACTGGGGCTACGACGACCGGCAGGTCACGCGCTGGGTCGAGCAGGCCGAGGCGGCCACCACGGAGGCCGAGCAGACCGCGCTCCTGAAGAAGGTCAACCGCAAGACCGCCGAGGACGCGGCCAGCGACTGGCTCTACCTCTACCCGCAGATCGTGGTGGCGAACACCAAGCTGTCCGGCTACCCGCTCAACGGTCTCAACTCCCAGTTCTTCGCCTATGACATCAAGAAGAAGAGCTGA
- a CDS encoding ABC transporter permease: protein MTRYLLRRSLFLAVSLVLASIVLFALLRLLPGDPANALTAVGASPEQIAAARSSIGSDKPLPEQFTHWLGQLASGDLGSSFISALPVGPEVVSRLDLTIPLTLAAFVLAVLIALPAGFVAAYKRHTWYGGLLSGVSQLGIAIPVFWLGMILIAVFALNAGWLPAGGFPLDGWSLPGEAIRSLVLPVVTIALVMSASLIRYVRSATLDVLGSDYLRTARSLGSSFGQAMWRHGLRNASVPVVSVLGIELASTLLGAVVVESVFALPGLGSMLVTGIAQHDYPVVQGVLFVSTLAVLLIGFLADLVQRIVDPRLRGSLSGGLR from the coding sequence ATGACGCGGTACCTCCTGCGCCGCTCGCTCTTCCTCGCGGTGTCGCTGGTGCTTGCGAGCATCGTGCTGTTCGCGCTGCTGCGCCTGCTGCCCGGCGACCCCGCCAACGCCCTCACCGCGGTGGGCGCGAGTCCCGAGCAGATCGCGGCGGCGCGGAGTTCCATCGGCTCCGACAAGCCGCTGCCCGAGCAGTTCACGCACTGGCTCGGGCAGCTGGCGAGCGGGGACCTGGGGAGTTCGTTCATCAGCGCGCTGCCGGTGGGGCCCGAGGTGGTCTCCCGGCTCGACCTGACAATCCCCCTGACCCTGGCCGCGTTCGTCCTCGCGGTCCTGATCGCGCTGCCGGCCGGATTCGTGGCCGCGTACAAGCGGCACACCTGGTACGGCGGTCTACTCAGCGGGGTCTCGCAGCTGGGCATCGCCATACCGGTGTTCTGGCTCGGGATGATCCTCATCGCCGTCTTCGCGCTGAACGCGGGGTGGCTGCCGGCCGGCGGCTTCCCGCTGGACGGCTGGTCGCTGCCCGGCGAGGCGATCCGGTCGCTGGTGCTGCCCGTGGTGACCATCGCGCTGGTGATGAGCGCGTCGCTGATCCGGTACGTCCGCTCGGCGACCCTGGACGTCCTGGGCAGCGACTACCTGCGCACGGCGCGCTCGCTGGGCTCCTCGTTCGGGCAGGCCATGTGGCGGCACGGACTCCGCAACGCCTCCGTGCCGGTGGTCTCCGTCCTCGGCATCGAGCTGGCCTCCACCCTGCTCGGCGCGGTGGTCGTGGAGTCGGTGTTCGCGCTGCCCGGCCTCGGCTCGATGCTGGTCACCGGCATCGCCCAGCACGACTACCCGGTCGTGCAGGGCGTGCTGTTCGTCTCCACCCTGGCCGTGCTGCTCATCGGCTTCCTCGCCGACCTCGTGCAGCGGATCGTCGACCCGCGGCTGCGCGGCAGCCTCTCGGGAGGCCTGCGATGA
- a CDS encoding ABC transporter permease gives MTEALVARRRAVRSYTLLTGCVLAGSIALLALLSLVWTPYDVDDTSGGRLTGPGAGHLLGTDKLGRDLFTQVMIGSRIAVEAGLGSVLIAATLGGLLGMLAAFAQGWLDDTVSAFLDILIAFPTLLLAMLIVAAHSATLGAAVLAIGLAQSAVVARLTRILVKRVLTQDYITAARTSGTSWPRTVAQHVLPNIWPTLVVNLALQFGLAVLAEAGLSYLGLGAPPPHASWGRMLQEAQATFTTAPAGALAPGVLLVLLVVGVNLVADGLRDTLDPTTRRRRA, from the coding sequence ATGACCGAAGCCCTCGTCGCGCGACGCCGCGCGGTGCGCTCGTACACCCTGCTCACCGGGTGCGTGCTCGCCGGCTCCATCGCGCTGCTCGCGCTCCTCTCGCTGGTGTGGACCCCGTACGACGTCGACGACACCTCCGGCGGACGGCTCACCGGCCCCGGGGCCGGCCATCTGCTGGGCACCGACAAACTCGGACGCGATCTGTTCACCCAGGTGATGATCGGATCGCGGATCGCCGTCGAAGCGGGGCTGGGCTCCGTCCTGATCGCCGCGACCCTCGGAGGGCTGCTGGGAATGCTCGCGGCCTTCGCCCAGGGCTGGCTCGACGACACCGTCTCCGCGTTCCTCGACATCCTGATCGCCTTCCCGACACTGCTGCTGGCGATGCTCATCGTCGCGGCCCACTCGGCCACCCTCGGCGCCGCCGTGCTGGCCATCGGACTCGCCCAGAGCGCGGTTGTGGCCCGGCTGACCCGCATCCTGGTCAAACGGGTCCTCACGCAGGACTACATCACCGCGGCCCGCACCTCCGGCACGTCCTGGCCACGCACGGTGGCCCAGCACGTGCTGCCCAACATCTGGCCCACCCTCGTGGTCAACCTGGCCCTGCAGTTCGGGCTGGCCGTGCTGGCCGAGGCCGGCCTCTCCTACCTGGGCCTGGGAGCACCACCGCCGCACGCCTCATGGGGCCGCATGCTCCAGGAGGCGCAGGCCACCTTCACCACCGCACCGGCCGGCGCGCTCGCCCCCGGCGTCCTGCTCGTTCTGCTGGTCGTGGGCGTCAACCTCGTCGCGGACGGCCTGCGCGACACCCTCGACCCGACGACCCGGCGAAGGCGCGCATGA
- a CDS encoding ABC transporter ATP-binding protein yields the protein MTLLDIRGLTLRTTDGTTLVDDLSLSLARGERLGLIGESGSGKSLTALAILGLLPEGITATGSIELAGTQIVGAREKHLTRVRGRDAAVVFQEPLTALDPLMRAGRQVAEPLRRRRGLKGAALRRAVVDALEQVRLTEPDRIARSFPHEMSGGQRQRVALAMALACDPKLLIADEPTTALDVSVQAEMLGLLDTLVRERDMAVLFVSHDLAVVARITDRALVMRSGRAVEEGALLDLVRSPGHAYTKALVGSARRLESALNLGEAR from the coding sequence ATGACCCTCCTCGACATACGCGGCCTCACCCTCCGCACCACGGACGGCACCACGCTGGTGGACGACCTCTCGCTGAGCCTCGCGCGCGGCGAACGGCTCGGCCTCATCGGCGAATCGGGCTCCGGGAAATCGCTGACCGCGCTGGCGATCCTCGGCCTCCTGCCGGAGGGCATCACGGCCACCGGCAGTATCGAACTCGCCGGGACGCAGATCGTCGGCGCGCGTGAGAAGCACCTCACGCGCGTGCGCGGACGAGACGCCGCCGTCGTCTTCCAGGAGCCGCTCACCGCCCTGGACCCGCTGATGCGAGCCGGCCGCCAGGTCGCCGAACCCCTGCGCAGACGGCGCGGGCTCAAGGGTGCCGCACTGCGTCGGGCCGTCGTCGACGCCCTGGAGCAGGTGCGGCTGACGGAACCCGACCGCATCGCCCGGTCCTTCCCGCACGAGATGTCCGGTGGCCAGCGCCAGCGGGTCGCGCTCGCCATGGCTCTGGCCTGCGACCCGAAGCTGCTCATCGCGGACGAGCCGACCACGGCGCTCGACGTGTCCGTGCAGGCCGAGATGCTCGGCCTGCTCGACACGCTCGTCCGGGAGCGCGACATGGCCGTCCTCTTCGTCAGCCACGATCTCGCCGTCGTCGCCAGAATCACCGACCGCGCTCTGGTCATGCGCAGCGGCCGCGCCGTGGAGGAGGGCGCCCTTCTCGACCTCGTCCGCTCACCGGGCCACGCCTACACCAAGGCGCTGGTGGGCAGTGCCCGGCGGCTGGAGTCCGCCCTGAACCTGGGAGAGGCCCGATGA
- a CDS encoding ABC transporter ATP-binding protein: MTPPSVLELKDVRLHHRGSATPAVQDVSLTVEAGHSLALVGESGAGKTTLLRLLLGLDRPTRGTVGFDGAELDVRDRGQMRRFRRSVQCVFQDPYSSLDPRRRVGGIVAEPLRSLGLDSKATAAPKVAEALERVGLPADAARRYPHEFSGGQRQRIAIARATVCHPRVLLADEPVSALDVTTRVAVVDLLAELKQERGLTVVMVSHDLSVVASLCERTAVLEHGRVVEQGETAQVLSAPAHPYTRRLLDSVPRLPV, translated from the coding sequence ATGACACCTCCGTCGGTACTGGAACTGAAGGATGTCCGGCTGCACCACCGGGGAAGTGCCACCCCCGCCGTGCAGGACGTCTCCCTCACCGTCGAGGCCGGCCACAGCCTCGCCCTCGTCGGCGAGTCCGGCGCGGGCAAGACGACTCTGCTGCGGCTGCTCCTGGGCCTGGACCGGCCGACCCGGGGAACCGTCGGCTTCGACGGAGCCGAGCTCGACGTGCGCGACCGCGGGCAGATGCGGCGCTTCCGGCGCAGCGTGCAGTGTGTCTTCCAGGACCCGTACTCCTCGCTCGACCCCCGCAGACGCGTCGGCGGCATCGTCGCCGAGCCGTTGCGCTCCCTGGGCCTCGACTCGAAGGCCACGGCGGCCCCGAAGGTGGCCGAGGCGCTGGAGCGGGTGGGCCTCCCGGCGGACGCGGCGCGGCGCTATCCGCACGAGTTCTCCGGCGGTCAGCGGCAACGCATCGCGATCGCCCGTGCGACGGTGTGCCATCCACGTGTGCTCCTGGCCGACGAGCCCGTCAGCGCGCTGGACGTCACGACGCGCGTCGCCGTGGTCGATCTGCTCGCCGAGCTGAAGCAGGAACGGGGGCTGACCGTCGTCATGGTCTCCCACGACCTGTCGGTCGTGGCGTCCCTGTGCGAACGCACCGCCGTCCTGGAACACGGCCGCGTGGTCGAGCAGGGAGAGACGGCGCAGGTGCTCAGCGCCCCCGCGCACCCGTACACCCGCCGTCTCCTCGACAGCGTGCCGCGGCTTCCCGTGTGA
- a CDS encoding helix-turn-helix domain-containing protein, translating to MSTGDDVEQFAALLRRLKDRTDRSYGSLARRLNMNTSTLHRYCAGEAVPQVYAPVERLAAFCGATPEERLELHRLWLLAVAVRQRSRAGEGATEPTRVEETAEPTKAEGALEQAGGERASGPDIRTVQGVGDGADGIGGDGGSTSGAPPPLDTGAPDAWPPIPGAPGPGSPEPTAQWDAARSTGRPWYRRRRTAVGAAAVTVLLVTLGSLPALSAGRSHDNSAKAPGRSRTTGTGTSHRPSATATSPSSSRSSASPSAGVRASGSPESKGGPSADTKSDAPVSTGVPLAWTADSQIWQGGCGHDYVIAKKPAQVPPPPVQQDAGVWAATQGAVPGRQTRVQISVQGKSSTAVVLEALEVRIVSRGTPVTGNVYAMGQGCGSDLAPREFSVDLDVNRPIAHAGPGNDSGKPVPAVQFPYRVSAEDPEVLLVTATTEAYDCDWYLELDWSSQGRTGTVRIDDHGRPFRTNSIKGLPHYWYGTNGDGVRQWVPVDS from the coding sequence GTGTCGACCGGGGATGACGTCGAGCAGTTCGCGGCGCTGCTGCGCCGACTGAAGGACCGCACGGACCGGAGCTACGGCTCCCTGGCCCGGCGCCTCAACATGAACACCTCCACGCTGCACCGCTACTGCGCGGGCGAGGCGGTCCCGCAGGTCTACGCCCCGGTGGAGCGTCTGGCCGCCTTCTGCGGGGCGACACCGGAGGAACGCCTCGAACTGCACCGCCTGTGGCTGCTCGCGGTGGCGGTACGACAGCGGTCTCGGGCGGGTGAGGGGGCGACGGAGCCGACACGGGTCGAGGAGACAGCGGAGCCGACAAAGGCCGAGGGGGCGCTGGAGCAGGCAGGGGGCGAGCGGGCTTCGGGTCCGGACATCCGGACGGTGCAGGGCGTGGGTGACGGCGCGGACGGCATCGGTGGTGACGGGGGCAGCACGAGCGGTGCACCGCCACCACTCGACACGGGCGCACCCGATGCCTGGCCGCCCATTCCCGGCGCTCCCGGACCGGGAAGTCCCGAGCCGACGGCCCAGTGGGATGCGGCCCGCTCGACCGGACGGCCCTGGTACCGCCGTCGCCGCACCGCCGTCGGTGCCGCCGCGGTGACCGTGTTGCTGGTGACGCTGGGCAGTCTGCCGGCGCTGTCGGCCGGTCGGTCTCACGACAACTCCGCCAAGGCCCCCGGTCGGTCCCGTACAACAGGAACCGGTACGTCACACCGCCCCTCTGCCACTGCAACCAGCCCCTCCTCCAGTCGTTCATCGGCCTCGCCCTCCGCAGGAGTACGGGCTTCGGGGAGCCCCGAGTCGAAGGGCGGACCGTCGGCGGACACGAAGAGCGACGCCCCGGTGTCGACCGGTGTGCCGCTCGCCTGGACCGCCGACTCGCAGATCTGGCAGGGCGGTTGCGGGCACGACTACGTCATCGCGAAGAAGCCGGCCCAGGTGCCCCCGCCGCCGGTGCAGCAGGACGCCGGGGTGTGGGCGGCGACGCAGGGGGCGGTGCCCGGGCGGCAAACGAGGGTGCAGATCTCGGTGCAGGGGAAGTCGTCCACGGCCGTGGTCCTGGAGGCTCTCGAGGTCCGTATCGTCAGCCGCGGCACCCCGGTCACCGGCAATGTGTACGCCATGGGCCAGGGTTGCGGCAGCGACCTGGCGCCCCGTGAGTTCTCCGTTGACCTGGACGTCAACCGCCCGATCGCCCACGCGGGCCCCGGCAATGACAGCGGAAAGCCCGTCCCTGCGGTGCAGTTCCCCTACCGCGTCTCCGCCGAGGATCCGGAGGTGCTGCTGGTCACCGCGACGACCGAGGCTTACGACTGCGACTGGTACCTGGAACTCGACTGGTCCTCCCAGGGCCGCACCGGCACGGTCCGCATCGACGACCACGGCCGCCCGTTCCGCACCAACAGCATCAAGGGCCTGCCCCACTACTGGTACGGCACGAACGGCGACGGTGTGCGTCAATGGGTGCCCGTCGACTCTTAG
- a CDS encoding DUF3558 family protein has translation MTHTRTRTRSRSRDRGRNRPLSLAGVALGALLMLTLQGCQDADSDATNKPSPTASATSAPAEPNAEEPSQAPSPTSPTSVGDPCALVTQQEAERLAGTPVKPGNVVDETCTYVAPESGPTAQVEIFAGESGQNYYDAERQLGHELKPLDGIGDEAYLEDGSVFLRVAEEWVSIRLVRGNPAAENDQPLTDLARTVATRL, from the coding sequence ATGACGCACACCCGTACCCGCACCAGATCCCGTAGCCGAGACCGTGGCCGCAACCGCCCGTTGTCCCTGGCGGGGGTGGCCCTGGGGGCGCTGCTGATGCTGACCCTTCAGGGGTGCCAGGACGCAGACTCCGACGCCACGAACAAGCCGAGCCCGACCGCCTCGGCCACGTCGGCACCGGCCGAGCCGAACGCGGAGGAGCCGTCGCAAGCGCCCAGTCCCACCAGTCCCACCTCGGTGGGGGACCCGTGCGCGCTGGTGACCCAGCAGGAGGCCGAACGGCTCGCCGGCACACCGGTGAAGCCCGGCAACGTAGTCGACGAGACCTGCACCTACGTCGCACCCGAGTCCGGGCCGACCGCCCAGGTGGAGATCTTCGCCGGAGAGTCGGGGCAGAACTACTACGACGCCGAACGCCAGCTCGGTCACGAACTGAAGCCGCTCGACGGCATCGGTGACGAGGCGTATCTGGAGGACGGTTCGGTCTTCCTACGGGTGGCCGAGGAGTGGGTATCGATCCGACTCGTACGCGGCAACCCGGCGGCGGAGAACGATCAGCCGCTGACGGACCTGGCCCGCACGGTGGCCACGCGCCTGTGA
- a CDS encoding MmgE/PrpD family protein: MSPTEQLIDFVRSTRLDEIDLEARRIVRTMITTVLGTTVAGAGEDGCRELRGLLLENGGAPQATSLVHGDRLPAASAALLNGVMARALDYCDAMEPGLHLGSSLVPAALAAAEFRGGVSGEEFVTAVAVGAELGSRLNLTEALYDGLDPTGVVAPLAATATVGRILGLSGDQLLAALGLAFNRAGGSFQSNVDGSLAVRLIQGWAAEAGVTCALWALRGLTGPHNFLDGVYGYTHLYGRGQVDATTFVEELGDHYALTGTMFKKYPSCGLTQGVTELALQARRSGILADRIDRVEVVLPPYAYRLVGHPFAPGTNPRVDGQFSARFCVANAFLRGSSRLEHFTPTAVTGKEVGDLAARVHVTADPALDTRGHSAADLIVVSQGSEQRFGLDIAPGFPGNALSQGYHDRRLRDCLAATAYPLPDSRIEKLMESLKALEELDDVTDLVADLISPEADADRTA; encoded by the coding sequence GTGTCCCCTACGGAACAGCTGATCGACTTCGTGCGGTCGACGCGACTTGACGAGATCGACCTCGAAGCCCGACGCATCGTCCGCACCATGATCACCACTGTGCTCGGCACCACGGTGGCCGGAGCCGGTGAAGACGGGTGCCGAGAGCTGAGAGGACTCCTGCTCGAGAACGGTGGTGCCCCACAGGCCACCTCACTCGTCCACGGAGACCGCCTGCCGGCCGCCTCGGCTGCGCTGCTCAACGGAGTCATGGCTCGTGCGCTCGACTACTGCGACGCCATGGAACCCGGCCTCCACCTCGGCTCCTCGCTGGTCCCCGCCGCCTTGGCCGCCGCCGAGTTCCGCGGCGGGGTCAGCGGCGAGGAGTTCGTCACAGCCGTCGCGGTCGGCGCCGAACTGGGATCGCGGCTCAACCTGACCGAGGCCCTGTACGACGGTTTGGACCCGACCGGCGTCGTCGCCCCGCTCGCCGCCACCGCAACGGTCGGCCGCATCCTCGGACTGTCGGGAGACCAGCTACTGGCGGCCCTCGGCCTGGCCTTCAATCGCGCCGGCGGGAGCTTCCAGAGCAACGTGGACGGCTCCCTCGCCGTGCGACTCATCCAGGGCTGGGCCGCCGAGGCAGGCGTGACCTGCGCGCTCTGGGCCCTGCGAGGGCTCACCGGCCCCCACAACTTCCTGGACGGCGTCTACGGGTACACCCACCTGTACGGGCGGGGCCAGGTCGACGCAACCACCTTCGTCGAGGAGCTGGGCGATCACTATGCGCTGACGGGGACGATGTTCAAGAAATACCCCAGTTGCGGCCTCACACAAGGGGTGACCGAGCTGGCCCTGCAGGCTCGCCGGTCGGGAATCCTCGCCGATCGGATCGACCGGGTCGAAGTAGTGCTCCCGCCGTACGCCTACCGGCTGGTGGGGCATCCGTTCGCACCCGGCACCAACCCGAGGGTCGACGGCCAGTTCAGTGCTCGGTTCTGCGTCGCCAATGCGTTCCTCCGCGGCTCCTCCAGGTTGGAGCACTTCACTCCGACGGCCGTGACCGGGAAGGAGGTCGGTGACCTGGCCGCTCGGGTGCACGTCACCGCAGACCCTGCGCTTGACACCCGAGGCCACAGCGCGGCTGACCTCATCGTCGTCAGCCAGGGTTCCGAGCAGCGTTTCGGGCTCGACATTGCGCCGGGCTTCCCGGGGAACGCCCTCTCCCAGGGCTATCACGACCGCAGGTTGCGAGACTGCCTGGCGGCCACGGCATACCCGCTCCCGGACAGTCGGATCGAGAAGCTCATGGAGTCCTTGAAGGCCCTGGAGGAACTCGACGACGTCACGGATCTGGTCGCGGACCTGATCAGCCCGGAAGCCGACGCCGACAGAACGGCCTGA
- a CDS encoding MFS transporter, whose amino-acid sequence MTATPHATGAPDAPSPAARLDRLPVGRWHWKLTVLVGIGAFYEYYEVFLGGVLAAVLGPMWQLNSFETASLIASVFLGMFFGALTLGRLADRIGRRRMFLINLTIYLIFSLVAAISPNLWVLVACRFIAGIGAGAEAALIPAYLAEFIPPQRRGRHIGYAFTMAFIAYPVIALIGAPLAESHFLIEGWRWLLVIGASGIIALLWFRRGLPESPRWLASVGRLDEADALVTKIEKEIAASTGKPLPPVPVTVSQAAAHHGEDRARVSDLFKRGARRAMIAVGALWTLNVLAYYGFSSLTPLLLADKGYDLKSSLLYTAVMAIGYPLGAFTAALIAERYERRTVCIATGLGTAAAGLFFGFGIGSLMIMAAGFAIGFLSNVQTSSINMYGSEVFPTRLRTTAIGLCYGTGRLCAVAIPFLGIAILDNFGGTAVVLLSVTLYVVTAVLVWIFGPKTTGKSLEEITEEHRPSSPSVATVA is encoded by the coding sequence GTGACTGCTACCCCACATGCCACGGGTGCTCCCGATGCACCGTCGCCGGCCGCGCGGCTCGACCGACTGCCGGTCGGCCGGTGGCACTGGAAACTCACCGTGCTGGTCGGGATCGGCGCCTTCTACGAGTACTACGAGGTCTTCCTCGGCGGAGTGCTCGCCGCGGTCCTCGGCCCGATGTGGCAGCTCAACAGCTTCGAAACCGCCAGCCTCATCGCTTCGGTGTTCCTGGGCATGTTCTTCGGCGCCCTGACCCTGGGGCGCCTCGCCGACCGAATCGGCCGACGGCGCATGTTCCTCATCAACCTGACCATCTACCTGATCTTCAGCCTGGTCGCCGCTATCTCCCCCAACCTCTGGGTGCTGGTCGCCTGCCGCTTCATCGCCGGCATCGGCGCCGGCGCGGAGGCAGCCCTCATCCCGGCGTACCTCGCGGAGTTCATCCCGCCGCAGCGCCGAGGCCGTCACATCGGCTACGCGTTCACCATGGCCTTCATCGCCTACCCGGTGATCGCCCTGATCGGAGCGCCCCTCGCGGAGAGCCACTTCCTCATCGAGGGGTGGCGCTGGCTGTTGGTCATCGGTGCCAGCGGCATCATCGCCCTGCTCTGGTTCCGTCGTGGTCTGCCCGAGTCGCCGCGCTGGCTCGCCTCGGTCGGTCGCCTCGACGAGGCCGACGCCTTGGTGACCAAGATCGAGAAGGAGATCGCCGCCAGTACCGGAAAGCCGCTTCCGCCCGTGCCGGTCACCGTGTCCCAGGCAGCCGCGCACCACGGCGAGGACCGAGCACGGGTCTCCGACCTCTTCAAACGCGGTGCTCGCAGAGCCATGATCGCCGTCGGCGCACTGTGGACGCTCAACGTTCTCGCCTACTACGGCTTCAGCTCGCTCACCCCGCTCCTGCTGGCCGACAAGGGCTACGACCTGAAGAGCTCCCTGCTCTACACGGCTGTCATGGCGATCGGATACCCGCTCGGAGCGTTCACCGCCGCACTCATCGCCGAACGGTACGAAAGGCGGACCGTCTGCATCGCCACCGGTCTGGGCACAGCCGCAGCCGGCCTCTTCTTCGGCTTCGGGATCGGCAGCCTGATGATCATGGCCGCGGGCTTCGCGATCGGGTTCCTCTCCAACGTGCAGACCAGTTCCATCAACATGTACGGCTCGGAGGTCTTCCCCACCAGACTGCGCACCACCGCGATCGGGCTCTGCTACGGCACCGGACGCCTCTGCGCCGTCGCGATCCCCTTCCTCGGCATCGCGATCCTGGACAACTTCGGAGGCACAGCCGTCGTCCTGCTGTCCGTCACCCTCTACGTCGTCACGGCCGTCCTGGTCTGGATCTTCGGCCCCAAGACCACAGGCAAGTCCCTGGAGGAGATCACCGAGGAACACAGGCCGAGTTCGCCGTCCGTCGCGACGGTGGCCTGA